Within Micromonospora narathiwatensis, the genomic segment GGTCATTCCGATCGTGATCTACCAGATCCGCAACCTGCGTCAGCAGCGGGAGGGCTGAGATGACCACCGCCACGCCCACCGTCGGAGCCGGCACCCGGGCCACCGAGCCGGCCACCCGCGCCGGCCGGGTCCGCAAGCGGCTGAACAGCCGTACCGCCACGCTGGTCTCGATCGTCATCGCGCTGCTCTGGACGGTCCCGACCTTCGGCCTGTTCATCTCCTCCTTCCGGCCGGAGAACCAGATCAAGACCACCGGCTGGTGGACGTTCTTCAGCGACCCGCAGTTCACCCTGAAGAACTACCAGGACGTGCTCTTCGGCAGTTCCTCGTCGTCCGGCCAGCTCGCCAGCTACTTCATCAACTCGCTGGCGATCACCATCCCGTCGGTGCTCTTCCCCATCGCGTTCGCGGCGCTGGCCGCGTACGCGCTGGCCTGGATCAACTTCAAGGGGCGGGACTGGCTCTACATCGCGATCTTCTCGTTGCAGATCGTGCCGCTCCAGATGGCCCTGGTGCCGCTGCTGAAGTTCTTCTCCACCGGCGTCACCGTCGCCGGCGTCCAGGTGCTCCCGGCCTGGGAACTCGACGGCGCACAGAAGTTCGCCCAGGTGTGGTTCGCGCACACCTGCTTCGCGCTCCCGTTCGCCGTGTACCTGCTGCACAACTTCATCTCGCAGCTGCCCGGGGACCTGATGGAGGCGGCCCGGGTCGACGGGGCCACCCACCCGAGGATCTTCCGCACCATCGTCCTGCCGCTGATCGCGCCCGCCCTGGCCGCGTTCGGCATCTTCCAGTTCCTCTGGGTCTGGAACGACCTGCTGGTTGCGCTGATCTTCGCGGGTGGCAACAGCGAGACCGCCCCGTTGACCGTCCGGCTCGCCGAGATGGCCGGCACCCGGGGCAACGAGTGGCAACGGCTGACAGCCGGTGCCTTCGTGTCGATCGTCGTACCGCTGATCGTGTTCCTGTCCCTCCAGCGCTACTTCGTGCGGGGCCTGCTCGCCGGCAGCGTCAAGGGTTGATCCGATGCCCGCCGCCGCCCGTCGATGGGCGGGCGGCGGCGGGCACGGGCCGGAGCGGGGGAACAACGATGACGAAGATTGACGATGTCGCCCGCCTGGCCGGGGTCTCCACGGCCACCGTCTCCCGCGCGCTGCGCGGCCTGCCCACGGTCTCGGCCGCGACGCGGCGCCGGGTGCTCGCCGCCGCCGAGCAACTCCAGTACGCGGTCTCGCCGAACGCCTCCCGACTGGCCGGCGGAAAGACCGGCACCGTGGCGATCGTGGTCCCCCGGATCACCCGCTGGTTCTTCGGGACGGTGGTGGAGTCCGTCGAGGACTTCCTCGACCAGAACGGCTACGACCTGCTGCTCTACAACCTCGGCGGCCGGGAGCAGACCCGGCAGCGGGTGCTGCGTACCGCCAGCCTGCACAAGCGCGTGGACGCCATCATCCTGGTCGCCACCCCGCTGCGCCCGGCGGACGTGACCGCGCTGACCAAGCTGGCCCTGCCGGGGGTGACCATCAGCTCCGGCAGCGGAGTGCCCGGCTGGCCCTGCGTACGCATCGACGACGTGGCCGCGGCGCGGACCGCCACCCGGCACCTGCTCGACCTCGGCCACACCCGGATCGCGCACATCTCCGGCGATCCGGACGACGAGCTGGCCTTCACCACGCACCTGGACCGCCGCCACGGCTACCAGGAGGAGCTGCGCGCGGACGGGATCCCCACCGACCCGAGCCTGGACGTCGAGTCGCAGTTCACCATCGACGGCGGCATCCGGGCCACCGCCGAGCTGCTGGCCCGGGGTGAGCCGCCGACGGCGATCTTCGCCGCCTGCGACGAGATGGCGATGGGCGCGATGACCGCGCTGCGCGACGCCGGGCTGCGGGTGCCGCAGGACGTCAGCGTGATCGGCATCGACGACCACGACCTGGCCGGGGTGCTCGGGTTGAGCACCGTCGCCCAGCCGGCGGCGGAGCAGGGGCTGCTCGCCGCCCGGATCCTGCTCGACCCGCTCGGCGTCCGCACCGCCGACCCGTACCCCGGGCTGGTACCCCCGACGGGCGACGCCGACGGTGATTCGCCGACGCCGCCGGTGATCCTGCCCACTCGACTGGTGGTACGTGAATCGACCGCACCGCCCCGGGCACACTGAACGGATCCGGCCGTCCACGACGGCCGGGAACGACCGTCCGGCAACGGACGGCCACGGCTCGACACAGGGGAGAAGGCTCTGAACACCGACACGACGCGACAGGAACCGGCCGGCCCCGCCACCGGCTGGTGGACCGAGGCCGTCATCTACCAGGTCTACCCGCGCTCGTTCGCCGACTCGAACGGCGACGGCATCGGCGACCTCCCCGGCATCACCGCCCGCCTCGACCACCTCGCCGAGCTGGGGGTCGACGCGCTCTGGCTGTCGCCGTTCTACCCGTCCCCGCAGGCCGACGCCGGCTACGACGTGGCCGACTACCGGGACGTGGACCCGCTCTTCGGCACCCTCGCGGACGCCGACACGATGATCGCCGAGGCGAAGGCGCGCGGGCTGCGGGTGATCGTCGACCTGGTCCCCAACCACACCTCGTCGGCGCACCGCTGGTTCCAGGCCGCGCTCGACACCGGCGCGGGCAGCCCCGAGCGGCAGCGCTACGTCTTCCGCGACGGCAAGGGCCCACAGGGCGCCGAGCCGCCGAACGACTGGCAGAGCGTCTTCGGCGGCCCGGCCTGGACCCGGCTGCCGGACGGCCAGTGGTACCTGCACCTGTTCGACCCCGGCCAGCCGGACCTGAACTGGGACAACCCCGAGGTGCGCGCCGAGTTCCTGGACATCCTCCGGTTCTGGCTGGACCGGGGCGTCGACGGCTTCCGGGTGGACGTGGCGCACGGCCTGATCAAGCAGGCCGACCTGGCCGACTGGCAGGAGCCGCAGGAGATCCTCTCCGGCAACGAGGTGGACAAGCCCCGCCCGCCGATGTGGGACCAGGACGGCGTACACGAGATCTACCGGGACTGGCGGCGGCTTCTCGACTCGTACGACGGCGAGCGCATTCTGGTCGCCGAGGCGTGGGTGGAGCCGGCCGAGCGGCTGGCCCGCTACGTCCGGCCCGACGAGATGCACCAGGCGTTCAACTTCGAGTACCTGCTCGCCTCGTGGACCGCCCCGGCCCAGTACGCGGTGATCACCCGTTCGCTGGAGGCCACCGACTCCGTCGGCGCGCCCACCACCTGGGTGCTCTCCAACCACGACGTGGTTCGGCACGCCTCCCGGCTCGGCCTGCCGATCGGTGCCCCCCGGCCGAACGGGATCGGCGTCGGCGATCCGCAGCCCGACGTGGCGCTCGGCCTGCGCCGGGCCCGGGCGGCCACCCTGCTGATGCTGGCCCTGCCCGGTTCCGCGTACCTCTACCAGGGCGAGGAGTTGGGGCTGCCGGAGCACACCGCGCTGCCCGACGAGACCCGGCAGGACCCGACCTGGGAGCGCAGCGGGCACACCGAGCGGGGCCGGGACGGCTGCCGGGTGCCGATCCCGTGGGAGGCCGACGCCCCGTCGTACGGCTTCGGGCCGACCGACGCGAGCTGGCTTCCCCAGCCCCCGATTTGGGCCGAGTACGCCCTGGACCGGCAGCGCGGGGTGCCCGGCTCGACGTACGAGCTGTACCGGACCGCGCTGCGGCTGCGCCGGGAGCACGGGCTGGGCGTCGGCCCGCTGCGCTGGCTCTCCTCCGGGGACGAGGTGCTCGCCTTCACCAACGGCCCGCTCACCGTGCTGACCAACTTCGGGGCGGCGGCGGTGCCCCTGCCCGCCGGCGCCGAGGTGCTGGCGGCCAGCGCCCCGCTGGAGGCCGCCGCCGTACCCACCGACGTCACGGTCTGGTACCGCGCCTGACCCGTCAGGAGGGGGCCCCTGTGCAACGCGAGGCGTTGACCGGGGGCCCCTCCTCACCGCCGGTCGGCGCGGGTGTGCAGAAGTTCGCGTACCTGCGCGATGTCGCGCGGGGAGGTACGGGCGGCGAGCCAGTACATGATGCCGGTGGGGATGAAGAAGAGCTGGAACGCGGCCAGCCCGACGGCGTAGTTCAACGGCGGCGGGAAGGCCGCCCGCAGCCCGTGGAAGACCACCCCGACCAGGCCGTTGCCGGCCGCCCGGCCGACCCCGTTGACCAGGTTGCCCAGGCTGTAGACGGTGCCCCGGTGCTCGGGCGGGTTGACGTCGGCGATCAGCGCGAACCAGTTCGGCGAGTTGGCCGAGGTGAGCGCGAGCGCCAGCACGGCGGTCAGCAGGCTCAGCCCGACCGTCGGCTCGGTGACCACGCTGGCCAGCACCGCGCCGATCACCGCGCCGGAGCTGCCGCCCTCCGGCACGTCGATCCGGATCGGCACGAGGAACAGGACCAGGTAGAACGGCACGGCCGCGAGGATGCCCACCGCCGCGACCAGCGCCCGGCCGCTCGGCGTACGCCGCTGGAGCGCGTCACCGGCCAGCCCGCCCAGGATGGAGAACACCCCGCCGAGCTGGAACAGGGTGGCGAAGACGCTGCCCACCACCACGGCGGTGGCCGTCGAGTAGCCCTGCGCCTCGGCCCGCTGGGCGAAGAGCACCGGCAGCCAGACCAGCGAGCCGAACGCCGCCTGCGCGGTCAGCCCCTGCATGATCAGCCATCGGTTGGTCCGCCGGCCCAGGATCCGGGGCAGGTCGGCCCGGCTGATCCGGTAGTCGTACTCGGCGCCGCTGTCGAACGCCGCGGCCAGCTCCGGCTCGCTCTGCCCGCGGCGGATGTCGTACGTGAACAGGTAGGCCACGGTGGCGGCCAGGCCGACGACGGTGAGCAGCAGGAACGGCCGGCGCCAGTCGGTGGCGCCGAGGAGGCCGCCGGTGAGCGTCCCGGCGAGGGTGCCGACGCCCTGCGACAGCCCCCAGAAGCTCATCACCAGACCCCGACGGCGCGGCGAGATCAGGTCGGTGACCACGGAGAAGCCGACCGAGCCGACCGCGCCGAGCCCGACCGCGGCGACGAGCTGGGCGATCAGGAACGTCGGGTAGTGCTGGGCGAGGGCGCTGCCGCCGGTGCCGGCCGCCCAGATCAGCGTGCCGACCATGAGCAGCGGCTTGCGGTTGGTCCGGTCGCCCACGTACGCCCAGGCCACCGCGGCGACCGCGCTGACCAGGAAGCTCACCGCGGTGACCAGGCCGAGCAGCCGCTGCGGCACCCCCAGCGCGCCGGAGATCGGCCCGTACAGCGGCGGGACCAGGCCGATGGCCACGTTGTCCAGCGAGGCGAGCACCACGAACACGACCACGCTGTAGAACCGGTGGGCCGCGCTGCCGCGCCGCGAGACTCTGGTGCCGCTCATGCCCGGCAGCCAACCAGGTGGAGATCACGGCCCGATGACGGGCCCGACGTCCTCACAGGTATCCGCCGATCTCGACCGGCACCGATCCGGCCGGGACCGCCCCGGCGCGCAGCGCGTACAGCTCCGCCAGGGTGGCGCCCTGCGGCGGGACCCCCGCCGTGGTGCCGAGCCACCCGGTCGCCTCGGCGTACGACAGCGGGCCGACCTCGATCCGGGCCAGGCAGCGCCCCGGCCGGACGACCGCCGGGTGCAACCGGGACAGGTCCTCGTTCGTGGTGATCGCCACCAGCACGTCCCGGCCCTGCCCGAGCAGCCCGTCGGTCAGGTTGAGCAGCCGGGACAGCGCCTGCCCGGCCGCCTGCTTGGCCTCGCCCCGGATCAACTCGTCGCAGTCCTCCAGGATCAGCAGCCGCCAGCGGCGTCCCGCACCGCCCTCCTCGTCCTCGTCCCCCACCGCGACGTCGGACAGATAGGCCGCGTCGCCGAAGAGGACGTCCGGGTCGAGCACGGCGTCCACCTGGCACCAGTCGCGCCACTCGCGGGCCAGCGCGCGCAGCGCGGTGGTCTTGCCGGTGCCGGGCGCGCCGTGCAGCAGCACCAGCCGCCCCGAGACGGCCTCCGGGGTGGCGGCCATCAGCGCGTCCAGGGCGCTACGCGCCGTCCCGGCGTAGTTGCGCCGGATCGTCGTCCACTCCGGGGCGACGATCGACCGGAGGTCCCGCCGGGCGCCGCGACGCGGGTCGTGGTGCCAGAACCCGATCCGGCCGGTGTCCGGGTCCTCCGGCTCGGCGGCGCCCTCGACGATCCGGTCCAGGGCCGCCTGCCCGACCTCGTCGTCCACCGCGGTCACGGTCACCTCGGCGTCCCGGCCGTTCCAGGTGACCACCCGGGCCGTCCAGCCCTCCCCGTCGAGCAGCCGGTACCGCCGCCGGTGCTCGACGGCGGTGCGCAGGACCCGCGCCCCGTCCGGGGTCAGCGTGGCGTCGGGGCGGAGCCGGGACAGCCGGACGGTCCGCGCCCAGGGATGCCGGCCGGTGACGAAGTCCGCCAGCGACAGCGCGTCGACCACGTCGCAGGGGGTGTCGGCGTCGTCGTACTGGAGGACCGAGGGCAGGTGGCTGTCAGCCGGGGCGGTACGCATCCCTGGATCATCGCCAGCGCCCGCCCCGGCCGTACAGCCCTTTACGCGGTGCCCGTGCCGAGGCGGTCGACGACCCGGTCCCGGGCCTCGGCGTAGCGCCCGCGGATGGCGGGCACGGGCGCTGCCGCGTACTCCTCGGTGTCGCCGACGGTCCACGCGGGTGGCGCCGCGCCGCCGAGGGCGACCCAGGCGGCCTGGCGGGCGGCGCCGTCGGCGACGTACTCCCCGGGCGGCGGTACGACCACCGGCCGGCCGAAGACCTGCGGCGCGATCCGTCGCACCGCCGCCGAGCGGGCGCCGCCGCCGACCAAAATGATCCGGCGGGCGGTGGCGCCCTGCGCGGTCAGCGCGTCGAGCCCGTCGGCGAGCGCGCAGAGCATCCCCTCGACGGCGGCCCGGGCCAGGTGCGCCGGGGTCGCGCTGCCCAGGGTGAGGCCGTGCAGCGACCCGGTGGCGGTGGGCCGGTCCGGGGTCCGTTCCCCCTCCAGGTAGGGAACCATGACCAGCCCGTCCGCGCCGGGCGCGGCGGCCAGGGCCAGCTCGCTCAGCTCGTCGAGGCCCACCCCGAGCAGGGTCGCGGCGGCGTCCAGCACCCGG encodes:
- a CDS encoding carbohydrate ABC transporter permease produces the protein MTTATPTVGAGTRATEPATRAGRVRKRLNSRTATLVSIVIALLWTVPTFGLFISSFRPENQIKTTGWWTFFSDPQFTLKNYQDVLFGSSSSSGQLASYFINSLAITIPSVLFPIAFAALAAYALAWINFKGRDWLYIAIFSLQIVPLQMALVPLLKFFSTGVTVAGVQVLPAWELDGAQKFAQVWFAHTCFALPFAVYLLHNFISQLPGDLMEAARVDGATHPRIFRTIVLPLIAPALAAFGIFQFLWVWNDLLVALIFAGGNSETAPLTVRLAEMAGTRGNEWQRLTAGAFVSIVVPLIVFLSLQRYFVRGLLAGSVKG
- a CDS encoding LacI family DNA-binding transcriptional regulator, which translates into the protein MTKIDDVARLAGVSTATVSRALRGLPTVSAATRRRVLAAAEQLQYAVSPNASRLAGGKTGTVAIVVPRITRWFFGTVVESVEDFLDQNGYDLLLYNLGGREQTRQRVLRTASLHKRVDAIILVATPLRPADVTALTKLALPGVTISSGSGVPGWPCVRIDDVAAARTATRHLLDLGHTRIAHISGDPDDELAFTTHLDRRHGYQEELRADGIPTDPSLDVESQFTIDGGIRATAELLARGEPPTAIFAACDEMAMGAMTALRDAGLRVPQDVSVIGIDDHDLAGVLGLSTVAQPAAEQGLLAARILLDPLGVRTADPYPGLVPPTGDADGDSPTPPVILPTRLVVRESTAPPRAH
- a CDS encoding glycoside hydrolase family 13 protein, which codes for MNTDTTRQEPAGPATGWWTEAVIYQVYPRSFADSNGDGIGDLPGITARLDHLAELGVDALWLSPFYPSPQADAGYDVADYRDVDPLFGTLADADTMIAEAKARGLRVIVDLVPNHTSSAHRWFQAALDTGAGSPERQRYVFRDGKGPQGAEPPNDWQSVFGGPAWTRLPDGQWYLHLFDPGQPDLNWDNPEVRAEFLDILRFWLDRGVDGFRVDVAHGLIKQADLADWQEPQEILSGNEVDKPRPPMWDQDGVHEIYRDWRRLLDSYDGERILVAEAWVEPAERLARYVRPDEMHQAFNFEYLLASWTAPAQYAVITRSLEATDSVGAPTTWVLSNHDVVRHASRLGLPIGAPRPNGIGVGDPQPDVALGLRRARAATLLMLALPGSAYLYQGEELGLPEHTALPDETRQDPTWERSGHTERGRDGCRVPIPWEADAPSYGFGPTDASWLPQPPIWAEYALDRQRGVPGSTYELYRTALRLRREHGLGVGPLRWLSSGDEVLAFTNGPLTVLTNFGAAAVPLPAGAEVLAASAPLEAAAVPTDVTVWYRA
- a CDS encoding MFS transporter, whose protein sequence is MSGTRVSRRGSAAHRFYSVVVFVVLASLDNVAIGLVPPLYGPISGALGVPQRLLGLVTAVSFLVSAVAAVAWAYVGDRTNRKPLLMVGTLIWAAGTGGSALAQHYPTFLIAQLVAAVGLGAVGSVGFSVVTDLISPRRRGLVMSFWGLSQGVGTLAGTLTGGLLGATDWRRPFLLLTVVGLAATVAYLFTYDIRRGQSEPELAAAFDSGAEYDYRISRADLPRILGRRTNRWLIMQGLTAQAAFGSLVWLPVLFAQRAEAQGYSTATAVVVGSVFATLFQLGGVFSILGGLAGDALQRRTPSGRALVAAVGILAAVPFYLVLFLVPIRIDVPEGGSSGAVIGAVLASVVTEPTVGLSLLTAVLALALTSANSPNWFALIADVNPPEHRGTVYSLGNLVNGVGRAAGNGLVGVVFHGLRAAFPPPLNYAVGLAAFQLFFIPTGIMYWLAARTSPRDIAQVRELLHTRADRR
- a CDS encoding DUF5925 domain-containing protein — its product is MRTAPADSHLPSVLQYDDADTPCDVVDALSLADFVTGRHPWARTVRLSRLRPDATLTPDGARVLRTAVEHRRRYRLLDGEGWTARVVTWNGRDAEVTVTAVDDEVGQAALDRIVEGAAEPEDPDTGRIGFWHHDPRRGARRDLRSIVAPEWTTIRRNYAGTARSALDALMAATPEAVSGRLVLLHGAPGTGKTTALRALAREWRDWCQVDAVLDPDVLFGDAAYLSDVAVGDEDEEGGAGRRWRLLILEDCDELIRGEAKQAAGQALSRLLNLTDGLLGQGRDVLVAITTNEDLSRLHPAVVRPGRCLARIEVGPLSYAEATGWLGTTAGVPPQGATLAELYALRAGAVPAGSVPVEIGGYL